The Kordia sp. SMS9 genome window below encodes:
- a CDS encoding T9SS type B sorting domain-containing protein — protein sequence MKKILLFILITLPTILCAQGEASNWYFGQNAGLQFDIGTGNVTAVTNGSLDTLEGCASISDINGNLLFYTDGITVWNRTHTIMTNGTGLNGDSSSTSSAIIVPKPQDPNIYYIFTVDEPHHNDGGINHGLNYTVVDMSDGIGFVDNAEKNVPLITYDTTDTQETRFKCSEKISAVKSSDCESFWVITHFIDDFYAFKVDNIGVDTTPVVSTTPTEIPISGYRRNALGYLKASPQGDKLAAAHLGLTTVEGGNGPGKVMLYDFDNSTGIVTNELELYNGDAPYGVEFSPQGTKLYATVGLGNSGTGNSLLLQYDLLSANIPASQFTVDNSSIYSAGAIQVGIDGKIYRALLDFGNINNSGRFLGVIENPEVDGASVIYNENGILVDITNTNTNLSRIGLPPFIQSLFATPVDIIRNGVSTTELSLCTTQSYSLIADDIPGAIYTWTYNGTPLAETSFQLNLTNVTLADAGLYQVEIDPNNGECPSFGEANVSIFELPVANPIDPQLICDDNNDGFWTLDLDALAATVLGGQDAMLFSVTFHPTQGDADSNTNALTTPYTNQTAYGLEPIFVRIENNNNTSCSDTTISFDFDVFDQPTANPVMNYELCDDTADGDDTNGFVTFDLSTINTEVLVGQDPMQFNITYHPNPADANDSMNVLSTTYVNTTPGGNPITARIENIDNPNCFDTVTFNVVVHPLPVVMQPVALLQCDDDTDGISDFNLTEANSLLSNDAANETFTYYTSLADAQNISNPIANETAYSSSNGGQVFVRVETVNDCFRTGEVNLIVGATQIPTTFGISYEVCDDTAVDGDNTNGIATFDFSDADTQINALFTAAGQNLTITYYENFTDALAEQNAIPDISNHRNDASPNVQNIVVRVDSDVNNACLGLGEHITLTVNPLPDLNTITDYVVCSDIANQFTFDLTIKDTEVINGQANVTVSYHESQADADADANAITSPYTTFPRTIFVRATNTITGCANTEMSFDLIINENPVANIPTDLIVCDEPPFDGFTTVDLTVKSTEIVGTQTDVSVQYFTNQADADNNTNALASPYANTSNPQTIFARVENGLTGCFSTTSFNIDVNDAPAANPATPLEYCDTDNDGIGIFNVRDSESEITGGVLPGQVTVTYHETPDDADSNVNALADVYSNITPYNQTLYVRVENVLTGCYNVVSLDLIVHDSPEIAALDAVSLSECDDDTNDQIAQFDLTLSELDILNGEDPTTHIVRYYNTQANAIAGTPTGEINNVNAYSNIPPSPQLIWVRVEDQVTGCFSITNLTLIVDVPPALTQLPNIELCDAITLGDGIEVFDLTALAEDLLNNATGISLDYYATLADLTSDTPITNPEAYANTIINVQTIWVRATDDSTGCQSTISFNISVNPLPSPTLDPNGMLLAETCDDDNDGFVATDLAALVAAIINNEPDVIYTFHETETDANNNINALSSPYTNIIMDSQTIYVLATNTVTGCFTVTPLQINIIPIPIVPIEIEDLEVCDAADSLDGIAMFDLTQTQAEIFAAQDTSNLTLTYHESEQDAIDDLSPIVNLTDYINITPNQQTIWVRLEDNTTACYAIGSFDLLVVPPPVIVTPQPFSLCDDLESGDESDEISTFDLTDKYDEITNGDTSLTLTYYASDADFAADIPIADPTAYQNTMNLQEIIIVATNAAGCTTDTRMLLRVLPIPTPNTTPTPLEACDDDTDGDATNGILIFDLTQAQAEIVNNEGNVTVSYHTTEVDAAANTNPIVDPTMFAVDMATANENGQVIIYVRVQSDIQIDSNMEPCYKVVELPVIVHPLPALTSMTFSYIFCEYDTDNVGQFIWDDVTASLDLLTAPQMLADFTVTYHPTAADALAGTAALVDGYENMGEPDTVFIRVENTATGCFNSNNIASVDLTVEPIPTATAPTTYQECATDESNQLIATFDLTSLDATIIGGQLNMEVSYYTTAVDAADDINAIVDPTMYINSEDVDSLMLFARVRQTITGCLSDPVMVSLQVNPLPVFTLPADDILCVDATTGTTDEGPMIGVDLGAGYTYLWNTPNGIENTPTVAVTTAGTYSLVITDGNFPETNCSYSDSVTYEASSAPATLDIQITTPAFADTHNVIATATGGSGIYEYQLDDGGWQGLGEFFDLTPGEHTVTVRDTNGCGELIRTFELIDYMEFFTPNGDEYNPTWNIIGLRNQPGAKIYIFDRYGKLLKQISPAGQGWDGTFNGSPMPSQDYWFRVEYVDPFDGTPKEFINHFTLKR from the coding sequence ATGAAAAAAATTTTACTATTCATTCTTATTACTTTACCAACCATTTTATGTGCTCAGGGAGAAGCCTCTAACTGGTATTTTGGACAAAATGCAGGATTACAATTTGATATTGGCACCGGAAATGTAACGGCTGTTACTAATGGAAGTTTAGACACCTTGGAAGGTTGTGCTTCCATTTCTGACATCAATGGTAATTTATTATTCTATACGGATGGAATTACGGTCTGGAATAGAACCCATACCATTATGACAAATGGAACTGGATTAAATGGAGATAGTTCAAGCACATCATCTGCCATCATTGTTCCAAAACCACAAGATCCAAACATCTATTACATTTTTACGGTTGATGAGCCACATCATAATGATGGCGGTATCAATCATGGACTTAATTACACAGTTGTTGACATGTCTGATGGAATTGGTTTTGTAGACAATGCTGAAAAAAATGTACCCTTAATTACGTATGATACAACTGATACACAGGAAACACGTTTTAAATGTTCTGAAAAAATATCAGCTGTAAAAAGTTCAGATTGTGAATCTTTTTGGGTAATTACACACTTCATTGACGACTTTTATGCGTTTAAAGTAGACAACATTGGTGTAGATACGACTCCTGTAGTCAGTACAACACCAACCGAAATTCCAATATCAGGATACAGAAGAAATGCGCTTGGCTACTTAAAAGCGTCGCCGCAAGGTGACAAATTAGCCGCAGCACATTTAGGACTTACTACTGTAGAAGGAGGAAATGGTCCTGGAAAAGTAATGCTCTACGACTTTGACAATAGTACAGGTATTGTAACCAATGAATTAGAATTGTACAACGGTGATGCTCCTTATGGAGTTGAATTCTCTCCACAAGGAACCAAACTATACGCAACTGTCGGTTTAGGAAATAGTGGAACTGGAAATAGTTTGCTACTACAATACGACTTGTTATCCGCTAACATTCCAGCGTCGCAATTTACGGTAGACAACTCTTCAATATATTCCGCAGGAGCAATTCAAGTAGGAATTGATGGTAAAATATACCGTGCACTACTCGATTTTGGCAACATAAACAACTCAGGGCGCTTTTTAGGAGTTATTGAAAATCCTGAAGTAGACGGAGCGTCTGTTATTTATAATGAAAACGGAATATTAGTTGACATCACAAATACCAATACAAATCTATCTCGCATTGGACTTCCGCCATTCATACAATCCTTATTTGCAACACCTGTAGACATTATCCGAAACGGAGTTTCTACCACAGAATTGTCATTGTGTACCACACAAAGTTATTCGCTAATTGCAGATGATATTCCTGGTGCCATCTATACCTGGACATACAATGGAACTCCACTAGCAGAAACTTCTTTTCAATTAAATTTAACAAACGTTACCTTAGCAGATGCAGGACTCTATCAAGTAGAGATAGATCCAAACAACGGCGAATGTCCTTCATTCGGAGAAGCCAATGTGTCCATATTTGAATTGCCCGTAGCAAATCCTATAGATCCTCAACTGATATGCGATGACAATAATGATGGCTTTTGGACGCTAGATTTGGATGCATTAGCTGCAACGGTATTGGGCGGACAAGACGCAATGCTATTCTCCGTAACATTTCATCCGACTCAAGGAGATGCAGACAGCAACACAAATGCACTGACAACTCCGTATACCAATCAAACAGCATACGGATTGGAACCAATTTTTGTTCGTATCGAGAACAATAACAATACAAGTTGTTCTGATACAACAATTTCGTTTGATTTCGATGTTTTCGATCAACCAACAGCAAACCCAGTCATGAATTACGAATTATGTGACGACACTGCCGATGGAGATGATACCAATGGTTTTGTTACGTTTGATCTTTCTACAATAAATACAGAAGTTTTGGTCGGACAAGATCCAATGCAATTCAACATTACATACCATCCAAACCCAGCGGATGCAAATGACTCTATGAATGTATTGTCGACAACATATGTAAACACAACTCCAGGTGGAAACCCAATAACAGCTCGTATTGAAAACATAGACAATCCAAATTGTTTTGATACAGTCACATTCAATGTGGTAGTACATCCACTTCCTGTGGTCATGCAACCTGTGGCACTGCTTCAATGTGATGATGACACGGATGGTATATCTGATTTCAACCTAACAGAAGCCAATTCATTACTATCAAACGATGCTGCTAACGAAACATTTACCTATTATACAAGTTTAGCGGATGCGCAAAACATTTCCAATCCGATCGCAAATGAAACCGCATACAGTAGTAGTAATGGCGGACAAGTTTTTGTAAGAGTCGAAACTGTAAATGATTGCTTCCGAACAGGAGAAGTAAACCTAATCGTTGGCGCAACACAAATTCCTACCACTTTCGGAATAAGCTATGAAGTTTGTGATGATACTGCTGTAGATGGTGACAATACCAACGGAATCGCTACGTTTGACTTTAGCGACGCGGATACGCAAATCAACGCGCTATTCACCGCTGCTGGTCAAAATCTTACAATCACATATTACGAAAACTTTACAGACGCTTTGGCGGAACAAAATGCGATTCCTGACATCAGCAACCATAGAAATGATGCTTCACCAAATGTGCAAAACATTGTAGTCCGTGTAGATAGTGATGTAAACAATGCCTGTCTAGGATTGGGAGAACACATTACACTCACGGTGAATCCACTTCCAGATCTAAATACAATTACGGATTATGTAGTGTGTAGTGATATCGCGAACCAATTCACGTTTGATTTAACGATAAAAGATACTGAAGTAATCAACGGGCAAGCCAACGTTACTGTTAGTTATCATGAATCGCAAGCGGATGCAGATGCAGACGCTAATGCCATTACAAGTCCGTATACCACCTTCCCAAGAACGATTTTTGTGCGTGCTACAAATACCATTACAGGCTGTGCCAATACGGAAATGAGCTTTGATTTAATTATCAATGAAAATCCAGTAGCGAATATACCAACAGATTTAATTGTCTGTGACGAACCGCCGTTTGACGGTTTCACTACGGTAGATTTAACCGTAAAATCGACTGAAATTGTGGGGACACAAACGGACGTATCTGTTCAATACTTTACAAATCAAGCAGATGCTGACAACAATACTAATGCGTTAGCTTCTCCATACGCAAATACAAGCAATCCACAAACCATCTTTGCACGTGTAGAAAATGGACTAACAGGTTGTTTCAGTACGACAAGTTTTAATATTGATGTAAACGATGCACCAGCAGCAAACCCCGCAACGCCACTAGAATACTGTGACACCGACAACGACGGAATCGGTATTTTCAATGTACGCGATTCTGAGAGTGAAATCACAGGCGGCGTATTGCCAGGTCAAGTAACAGTGACCTACCACGAAACCCCAGACGATGCAGATAGCAATGTCAACGCTTTGGCGGATGTGTATAGCAACATCACTCCGTACAATCAAACCTTGTATGTGCGTGTAGAAAATGTCCTTACGGGATGTTACAATGTGGTATCCTTAGATCTAATCGTGCACGATTCTCCTGAGATTGCTGCCTTGGATGCGGTAAGTCTCTCAGAATGTGATGATGATACCAATGATCAAATCGCACAATTCGATCTCACGCTAAGTGAGCTAGACATCCTAAACGGAGAAGACCCAACCACGCATATTGTTCGGTATTACAACACACAGGCAAATGCGATTGCAGGTACTCCTACAGGAGAAATCAACAATGTAAATGCCTATAGCAACATTCCACCGAGTCCACAGCTCATTTGGGTACGTGTGGAAGATCAAGTCACAGGCTGTTTTAGCATCACCAATCTAACACTAATTGTAGATGTGCCACCTGCGCTGACACAATTGCCAAACATAGAACTCTGTGATGCCATTACCTTAGGCGATGGTATCGAAGTCTTTGATCTAACGGCACTGGCAGAAGATCTTTTAAACAATGCTACAGGCATCAGTTTGGACTACTACGCTACTTTAGCCGATCTTACCAGTGACACACCGATTACAAATCCAGAAGCCTATGCCAATACCATCATCAATGTACAAACCATTTGGGTACGTGCCACCGATGATAGTACAGGTTGTCAAAGTACCATTAGCTTTAACATCTCGGTAAATCCACTTCCAAGTCCTACCCTTGATCCAAACGGGATGCTCCTAGCAGAGACCTGTGATGATGACAATGACGGTTTTGTAGCGACAGATTTAGCTGCGCTAGTCGCTGCGATTATCAACAATGAACCAGATGTGATCTACACCTTCCATGAGACAGAAACGGATGCCAATAACAACATAAATGCACTTAGCAGTCCGTATACAAATATCATCATGGACAGTCAAACTATCTATGTATTGGCAACCAATACTGTTACTGGCTGTTTTACAGTGACACCATTACAAATCAACATCATTCCCATTCCAATAGTACCTATTGAAATAGAAGACTTAGAGGTATGTGATGCTGCGGATAGCTTGGATGGGATTGCGATGTTTGATTTAACCCAGACACAGGCAGAAATCTTTGCAGCTCAAGATACGAGTAACCTTACACTGACCTATCACGAGAGTGAACAAGATGCGATTGATGATCTGTCACCAATTGTAAATCTTACCGATTACATCAATATCACTCCAAATCAACAAACCATTTGGGTACGTTTAGAAGATAACACGACCGCTTGTTATGCCATCGGAAGCTTTGACCTGCTTGTGGTGCCACCACCGGTGATTGTCACGCCACAACCTTTCTCCCTCTGTGATGATTTAGAGAGTGGTGATGAGAGTGATGAGATCAGCACCTTTGATCTAACAGATAAATATGATGAGATTACCAATGGAGATACCTCTTTGACACTGACATACTATGCTAGTGATGCAGACTTTGCCGCAGATATTCCAATTGCGGATCCAACGGCGTATCAAAACACAATGAACTTACAGGAGATCATCATTGTGGCTACCAATGCCGCAGGATGTACCACGGATACCAGAATGCTTCTTCGTGTGCTTCCAATTCCAACGCCAAACACCACGCCAACACCTTTAGAGGCATGTGATGATGACACGGATGGTGATGCGACCAACGGTATTTTAATCTTTGATCTAACACAGGCACAGGCAGAGATTGTCAACAATGAAGGCAATGTCACTGTCAGCTACCATACCACTGAGGTAGATGCAGCGGCGAATACCAATCCGATAGTAGATCCAACCATGTTTGCGGTAGACATGGCAACAGCCAATGAAAACGGACAGGTGATCATCTACGTAAGAGTACAGAGTGATATACAAATAGATAGCAATATGGAACCGTGTTACAAGGTGGTAGAATTACCAGTAATTGTACATCCACTCCCAGCACTGACCAGTATGACATTCAGTTATATCTTTTGTGAGTATGACACTGACAATGTGGGACAATTTATATGGGATGATGTAACGGCTTCGTTAGACCTACTGACCGCGCCACAGATGTTAGCAGACTTTACAGTAACCTATCACCCAACAGCGGCAGATGCTTTAGCAGGCACAGCGGCACTTGTGGATGGATATGAGAATATGGGCGAACCAGATACAGTCTTTATCCGAGTGGAGAATACTGCCACAGGCTGTTTCAATAGCAACAACATCGCCAGTGTCGACCTTACGGTAGAACCGATTCCAACGGCAACGGCACCAACGACCTATCAGGAGTGTGCTACTGATGAGAGCAATCAACTCATTGCCACCTTTGATCTGACTAGTTTAGATGCCACGATCATTGGTGGACAGTTAAACATGGAGGTGTCTTACTACACCACGGCAGTAGATGCAGCAGATGATATCAATGCCATTGTAGATCCTACAATGTATATCAACAGTGAAGATGTAGATAGCTTGATGCTCTTTGCAAGGGTAAGACAGACCATTACAGGCTGTCTGTCTGATCCAGTAATGGTGAGCTTGCAGGTGAATCCATTACCTGTATTCACCCTGCCAGCAGATGATATCTTATGTGTGGATGCAACCACAGGCACGACCGATGAGGGACCGATGATTGGGGTAGATTTAGGTGCAGGATACACCTATCTTTGGAATACTCCCAATGGAATAGAAAACACACCAACGGTGGCAGTAACCACGGCAGGAACCTATAGTTTGGTAATTACCGATGGAAACTTTCCAGAGACCAACTGTAGCTATAGCGACAGTGTGACCTATGAGGCATCTTCAGCGCCAGCGACGCTAGATATTCAAATTACCACACCAGCCTTTGCCGATACGCACAATGTGATTGCCACAGCAACAGGCGGTTCAGGCATCTATGAATACCAATTAGATGACGGAGGGTGGCAAGGCTTAGGAGAGTTCTTTGATCTCACGCCAGGCGAACACACGGTAACGGTGAGAGACACCAATGGTTGTGGGGAGCTAATTCGCACCTTTGAACTGATTGATTACATGGAATTCTTCACACCAAACGGAGATGAGTACAACCCAACGTGGAACATCATAGGACTGAGAAATCAGCCAGGAGCAAAGATTTATATCTTTGACAGGTATGGAAAACTCTTAAAACAAATCAGTCCCGCAGGACAGGGATGGGATGGAACCTTTAACGGATCTCCAATGCCATCACAGGACTACTGGTTTAGAGTAGAATATGTAGATCCATTCGATGGAACACCAAAAGAATTTATCAATCATTTTACTTTGAAGAGATAA
- a CDS encoding radical SAM/SPASM domain-containing protein, translating to MSTSIKYTANFHVTHDCNMRCSYCYAGEKTKASMTDATTQESIDFVVAEVQRKKATKLVLAFLGGEPLMETEKLFYIHDECKRRLGEEVNIVGQLSTNGLLLTESLMKNLTDRNIMVSLSLDGTPETMQKQRPTIGNSDYSKIMDRTIQNVLKHNPFTNAFCVVTPASSKNLYENITWIYDQGLHFINCTLDYSAEWTYQDFEILASEYEKLSKWYEEKCNNVEHFYFSSFDERIQTHTKKPAACGNKCSIGNNQISIAPNGDLYPCMQFVKPVHQADPNVQLGTVKKGFVSAKLNQFRADVIKEKPECAGCKLKERCSTWCSCINYASTKSVSKASPVACYHEKMLIPIVDKMSTKLWREKNQLFIQKHYNPLYSFVAQAMTNF from the coding sequence ATGAGTACATCCATAAAATATACCGCAAATTTTCATGTTACACACGATTGCAACATGCGTTGTAGTTACTGTTACGCAGGAGAAAAAACAAAAGCTTCTATGACTGACGCTACAACACAAGAATCTATTGATTTTGTAGTAGCTGAAGTGCAAAGAAAAAAAGCAACCAAATTAGTGCTTGCTTTTTTAGGTGGCGAACCTTTAATGGAAACAGAAAAACTCTTTTATATACATGATGAATGTAAAAGAAGATTGGGAGAAGAAGTAAATATCGTAGGTCAATTATCAACAAACGGATTATTGCTAACCGAAAGCTTGATGAAAAATTTGACCGATAGAAACATTATGGTTTCTTTGAGTTTAGACGGAACTCCTGAAACGATGCAGAAACAACGTCCAACAATTGGAAATTCCGATTACTCCAAAATCATGGATCGTACCATACAAAATGTATTAAAACACAATCCTTTTACAAATGCTTTTTGTGTAGTAACTCCAGCGTCTTCAAAAAATCTATATGAAAATATCACTTGGATTTACGATCAAGGATTGCATTTTATTAACTGTACGTTAGATTATTCCGCAGAGTGGACGTATCAAGATTTTGAAATTTTAGCTTCGGAATATGAAAAACTGTCAAAATGGTATGAAGAAAAGTGCAACAATGTAGAGCATTTTTACTTTAGCAGTTTTGATGAACGCATTCAAACACATACAAAAAAACCAGCGGCATGCGGCAATAAATGTAGTATTGGAAACAATCAAATTTCTATTGCGCCCAATGGTGATCTTTATCCTTGTATGCAATTTGTAAAACCAGTGCATCAAGCAGATCCAAATGTGCAATTAGGAACTGTTAAAAAAGGATTTGTAAGTGCTAAATTAAATCAGTTTAGAGCAGACGTTATTAAAGAGAAGCCAGAATGTGCAGGATGCAAACTAAAAGAGCGTTGTTCTACTTGGTGTTCGTGTATCAACTACGCTTCTACAAAAAGTGTTTCAAAGGCAAGTCCTGTAGCCTGTTATCATGAAAAAATGCTCATTCCTATTGTGGATAAAATGAGTACTAAACTTTGGAGAGAAAAAAATCAATTGTTCATTCAAAAACATTACAATCCTTTATACTCTTTCGTTGCCCAAGCAATGACTAATTTTTAA
- a CDS encoding ABC transporter ATP-binding protein translates to METILTLQNLSKNYKKVKAVQNLSFTIEKGNVYGILGPNGSGKSTTLGMVLNVVNRTSGNFHWFNGNVAVHDALKRVGAIIERPNFYPYMTAYDNLKLVCKIKNVSKDKIDEKLELVGLIDRKDSKFKTFSLGMKQRLAIASALLNDPEILILDEPTNGLDPQGIHQIREIIKEIATQGTTILLASHLLDEVEKVCSHVVILRQGVKIYAGRVDEMVASQGFFELKTDKEAELLELLEAHPSFGTVNKEEDIIKAFLTEPLNAADFNKAMFAQGIVLSHLVNRKESLEEQFLQLTENQSN, encoded by the coding sequence TTGGAAACAATCCTCACACTGCAAAATCTGAGTAAAAATTACAAGAAAGTCAAAGCAGTACAAAACTTATCATTTACCATAGAAAAAGGAAATGTGTATGGCATTTTAGGACCCAACGGAAGCGGAAAATCTACGACCTTAGGAATGGTCTTAAATGTTGTCAACAGAACTTCTGGAAACTTTCATTGGTTCAATGGTAATGTTGCGGTACACGATGCTTTGAAACGCGTGGGCGCTATTATTGAACGTCCAAATTTTTACCCGTACATGACCGCTTACGACAATTTAAAGCTGGTATGTAAAATTAAAAATGTATCGAAAGATAAAATCGACGAAAAGCTGGAACTAGTAGGGCTTATAGACCGAAAGGACAGCAAGTTTAAAACATTTTCTTTAGGAATGAAACAACGTTTAGCCATTGCTTCTGCCCTTTTGAATGATCCTGAAATTTTAATTTTAGATGAACCTACCAACGGATTAGATCCGCAAGGAATACATCAAATTAGAGAGATTATTAAAGAAATTGCAACCCAAGGAACGACTATTTTATTGGCGTCTCACCTGTTGGATGAAGTAGAAAAAGTATGTTCCCATGTGGTTATTTTACGCCAAGGAGTTAAAATTTATGCTGGTCGTGTAGATGAAATGGTAGCAAGTCAAGGATTTTTTGAGTTGAAAACTGACAAAGAAGCTGAACTGCTAGAATTGTTAGAAGCGCATCCTTCTTTTGGAACTGTTAACAAAGAGGAAGACATCATCAAAGCCTTCTTAACAGAACCTCTCAATGCAGCCGATTTCAACAAAGCGATGTTTGCACAAGGAATTGTGTTATCGCACTTAGTCAATCGAAAAGAAAGCTTAGAAGAGCAATTCTTGCAGTTAACTGAAAACCAATCTAACTAA
- a CDS encoding nucleoid-associated protein — protein sequence MINLYSAQINDISIHKVGNKSRNENVFLSSDPYQLTDEITPLLKEYFFKPFREKEENYFQFTNEVDLEFNQLYTIVSDVFNDPSSVHENSKKIASLLFEQSQHPHIKSGEVYVGHFENVVIDNEKVDAVGIFKSEIKNDFLQFEEKGSNLDVLLQQGVSLNKLDKGCIIFNIKKEEGYKILSVDSNKYDTKYWLDHFLGVDIFEDENFYTKKYLKFCQNFAKDVVFPAEDKKEEVMFMNRAVNHFAKNDTFEETEFLNEVIDNPDLIPEFKHYKVEKGPKYSIEDVSEFPIANKAVSSARKSIKNTISLDTNIQIKMDFINPESAEKFVEKGWDEEKQMYYYLVYFNKEQKA from the coding sequence ATGATCAATTTATACAGTGCGCAGATTAACGATATTTCTATTCATAAAGTAGGAAATAAAAGTAGAAACGAAAACGTATTTCTCTCGTCAGATCCGTATCAATTAACGGACGAAATTACACCTTTGTTGAAAGAATATTTTTTTAAACCATTTCGTGAAAAGGAAGAAAATTATTTTCAATTTACGAATGAAGTCGATTTAGAGTTTAATCAGTTGTATACGATTGTCTCGGACGTTTTTAACGATCCGTCTAGCGTGCATGAAAATTCTAAAAAGATTGCTTCGTTGCTGTTTGAACAATCACAGCATCCGCATATTAAAAGTGGCGAAGTGTATGTGGGACATTTTGAAAATGTAGTGATTGATAATGAAAAAGTAGACGCCGTTGGTATTTTTAAATCGGAAATTAAAAACGATTTTTTACAGTTTGAAGAAAAAGGAAGCAATTTGGACGTATTGTTACAACAAGGAGTTTCGTTGAACAAATTGGACAAAGGTTGCATCATTTTCAACATCAAAAAGGAAGAAGGCTATAAAATTTTGTCAGTAGATAGCAATAAATACGATACCAAATATTGGTTGGATCACTTTTTAGGCGTAGATATTTTTGAAGATGAAAACTTCTACACGAAAAAGTACTTAAAGTTCTGTCAAAACTTTGCCAAAGACGTAGTTTTTCCTGCGGAAGATAAGAAGGAAGAAGTGATGTTTATGAACCGTGCGGTGAATCATTTTGCGAAAAACGACACTTTTGAAGAGACTGAGTTTTTAAACGAAGTGATTGACAATCCTGATTTGATTCCTGAGTTTAAGCATTATAAAGTAGAAAAAGGACCAAAATATAGCATTGAAGATGTTTCTGAGTTTCCTATTGCGAACAAAGCGGTTTCATCAGCTAGAAAAAGCATCAAGAATACGATTAGTTTGGACACCAATATTCAAATTAAGATGGACTTTATCAATCCGGAATCTGCAGAGAAATTTGTAGAAAAAGGTTGGGACGAAGAAAAGCAGATGTATTATTACTTGGTATATTTCAACAAAGAACAAAAAGCATAA
- a CDS encoding ABC transporter permease, translating to MLRLLQIEFQKLWLNRTSRILIYVSFIFPLSILILSSIKINFFGLFIIDLSETQIFEFPYIWHITTFFIAFFKFFFAIVVVSMIGNEYSNRTLKQNLIDGLSKKEVILSKFYFILAYSLVVTALVFVITLFIGISNAPSSALYVDIIFDGTEFILGYFVKLLTFFSLCLCVGVLIKRSAFSLGFLFILYIAEMIFYALTKFEWSNTQTADSIFQFMPYTSMWNLINDPITRMINVNNPGEMRPTDYAVHWYEIVIALSWVAVYIFLSYRLLKRRDL from the coding sequence ATGTTACGTTTATTACAAATAGAATTTCAAAAATTATGGTTGAATAGAACGAGTAGAATCTTAATCTACGTTTCGTTTATTTTTCCACTTTCCATATTGATCCTTTCGTCTATAAAAATTAACTTTTTTGGGTTGTTTATCATAGACTTATCGGAAACACAAATCTTTGAGTTTCCATACATTTGGCATATTACCACGTTTTTTATTGCCTTTTTCAAATTTTTCTTTGCCATTGTGGTCGTCTCCATGATTGGGAATGAATATAGCAATCGGACACTCAAACAAAATCTCATTGACGGTTTAAGCAAGAAAGAAGTTATTCTCTCAAAGTTTTATTTCATATTGGCTTACAGTCTTGTTGTTACGGCATTGGTATTTGTGATTACATTATTTATAGGTATTTCAAACGCACCTTCATCTGCTCTGTATGTAGACATTATTTTTGATGGTACTGAATTTATTTTAGGATATTTTGTAAAGCTTCTCACATTCTTTAGTTTGTGTTTGTGTGTAGGTGTTTTAATAAAGCGTTCGGCGTTTTCCTTAGGCTTTTTATTCATTCTATATATTGCTGAAATGATTTTTTATGCGCTGACAAAATTTGAATGGTCCAATACGCAAACGGCAGATAGCATTTTTCAGTTTATGCCCTACACTTCTATGTGGAATTTAATCAATGATCCTATAACACGAATGATCAATGTAAACAATCCTGGAGAAATGCGCCCAACAGATTATGCCGTGCATTGGTATGAAATTGTCATTGCACTTTCGTGGGTTGCGGTCTATATCTTTTTATCCTACCGATTACTCAAACGAAGAGATTTATAA